CGGCCTGGTCCGATGGATTGGATCAACGATTTCATTGCGGGCAAGCACGGGCGCCGCAGGATCACGTACCTGCACCCGAAGCTCGAACCCATTCTCGCGGAAACCTATGGGGTGGGCGTCTATCAGGAACAGATCATGCAGATGTGCCGCGATCTCGCCGGTTACACCGCCGGCCAGGCCGACGAAATGCGCAAAGTCATCGGCAAGAAGATCAAGGAGAAGATCCCGATCGAGCGGCGCAAGTTCATCGACGGGTGCGTCGGAAACGGGATGGAGCAGCCGCTCGCCGAGCGCATCTGGCAGTTCATCGAGCCGTTCGCCGGCTACGGCTTCAACAAAGCGCACTCCGTGTGCTACGGACTGCTCGCCTACCGGACTGCCTGGCTGAAGGCCAACCATCCGCTCGCCTTCATGGCTGCCTTGCTCACGTCGGTCAAGAACAATGCCGACAAGGTGTCCGAGTATCTGGCGGAGTGCACGACGATCGGCGTGCACATCCTCGCTCCCGACGTCAACGAGAGCAACACCGATTTCACCGTCGCCGGCGATGCGCTGCGTTTCGGGCTTGGCGCGGTGCGCAACGTGGGTGAAGGAGCGATCAAAGAGCTGATCGCGCTGCGCGAAGAGCGGCGCTTCACCTCGCTCGCCGAAGTGTGCGCGCGCGCCGACAGCCGGCAAGTCAACCGGCGCGTGCTCGAATCGTTGATCAAAGCAGGGGCGCTTGACGAGCTTGGCAGCAGCCGCGCGGCGCTGCTGGCGGGTCTCGACGCCGCAATCGACTATGGTCAGAAGCTGACGCAGGAACGCGAGCTCGGTCAGACCTCGCTGTTCGGAGGCGAAGGCGGTGCGCCGCTGCCACCGCCTGCGTTGCCAAGCGAACCGGAGGCTCCGGTAGCGGTGCGGCTTGCGCAAGAAAAGGAAGCGATCGGCGTGTACATCTCCGGCCATCCGCTCGCGGACAAGGCCGAAGAATTGTCGCGCAAGGCGACGCACACCGTCGGATCGCTCAAAGAGCTGCCAGAGGACGCACTCGCGGTCGTCGGCGGCGTGGTGACCTCGGCCCGGCGCGTCGTGACCAAAGCCGGCGCTCAAATGTTGATCGGGCGGCTCGAGGACACGACCGGTTCCACTGAAGTCGTCGTTTTCCCGAAGTGGTACGACGAATTGCAGGCCATGTTCGCCGACGATGCGATTCTCGTCATCAAAGGAAGAGTGAAGGAGCGTCGCGCGATCGGCAAGCCGCCGGGCACGGTCGCGCCCATCACAGACGAGAACGGTGAAGACGAGCGGCCGGAAGTCAGTTTGCAGGCAGTCGAAGTGTGGCCGCTCGCGCAGGCCCCGTCCATTGTCCGCTCAAACGGCAACGGCGCGCCGAATATATCGTTCCGAACCCCTACCGTATTCCGAGCCCCTGATGTAGTGTTCCGAGCGAGCGAAGCGAGCTCGGAAAAGTCACCCGGGCGCGCCCTGCATATCCGGATGAGTGGTGGGAATGGCGAAGCCGAGAGGCTGAACAAATTGCGCGATCTCGTCCTAGCAGCGGGTCCGGGCACCGGTCAGGTCGTTCTCCACGCGGGCAGCAACGATGAGCGCCGCCCGCTGCGCCACTTGCTGCCGATCACGCCGGGCCTCGCGGACGCCATCGCGGCTCTTTTCGGCGGCGACAACGTGTGGGAGAGCGAAGCGTGAACGCTCGCGCCGTCGTCATCGATATCGACGGCACGCTGGTCGACCACTCCCTGCGCATCGATCTCGCGGACGCGGCGGCGATCGCGCGTGCGCGGCAAGCGGGGCTCACGGTGTGGCTGGCGACGGGCCGTCTCTTCAGCGCGGCCAAGCCGTTTGCGCAAGAGCTCGGCCTGCGCGGACCGATCATCGTGCTCAACGGCGCCGCCGTCTACGACATCGAAAGCGAAAAGGTCGTGGACGCCCATCCGCTGGTCCGCGCGGTGGCTCTGCGCGCCTACGATTCGCTGAAGGCGAAGGACCTTCACGTCCAGCTGTATTTCGGCGACCACCTCTATCTCGACAGGCGCAACCGCTTCTCGGAGCACTACCTCGCGATCTCGCGGGTGGAACCGGTCATGGTTCCGGATTTGCGCGAACTGCTTACCGGCGGCGGCGCGAGCACACCGGGCCCATTGAAAGTCCTCGGGGTGGCGCCGCCCGAGCGTGTGCTCGAAACCATCCCGCTGCTTGCGCGCGAGCTTGGCAAGGACGCGCAAGTCTTTCGGAGCCAGCCGGAATTTCTCGAGATCACCGACCCGACCGCGGACAAGGGTCGCGCGCTGGAGGCCGTCGCGCGCCGTGAGCGGATTCCGGCTCAGGATATCGCCGCGATCGGCGATTCCGACAACGACATCCCGATGTTCCGGACCTCTGGGCAGAGCTTCGCGGTAGAAAACGGCACGACGTCGGCCAAGCAGGCTGCGAGCTGCATCGTGGCGGCGCAAGGCAGCGGCGGCGTCGCTGAGGCGATCGCTCTGCTGCTGGGTGAGCGGGTCGGTGGCTGAGAGCGCGGTGGCGCGCCGCAGGCGTCAAGGGCAGGCGCTTGCGACGCTCAAGCGGGTGTTCGTCGGCGCCCTTGTCGTCGTCGCAGTCGGTGCGATCGCCTTCGGCGCCGTGAGGCTAGCCATGGACCCGGCCTTCCAACTGGGCAGCGTTGCGGTCGTGGGCTTCGATCGGGAATCGGAAGAAGCCGTCCGGAGTGCGGCCGCGCTGCCGATCGGCAGCAACGTCTGGTTCATGGATACCGCAGGTGCCGCCGATCGGGTCGAGGCGCTGCCGTGGGTGCGCAGCGGGCACGTCGACCGTCAGTGGCCCAACCTCGTGACGATCTCCATCACGGAGCGCGTGCCGGCCGCGCGCGTGATGCTGCCGGAAGCTTCGGGCAAGCGATATGCGGTCGTGGACGACGGCTTGCGCGTGCTTGCCGTGGAGGTTGACGATGAGCGCGATGCCGCGCTGCCCGTCCTCTTCGTCCAGCCGCTGCCGTCCGGAATCGATGCGCCGGGCAGCGACGTCTCCAGCGCTCAACTGGCGCAAGCCCT
Above is a genomic segment from Candidatus Tumulicola sp. containing:
- a CDS encoding HAD family hydrolase translates to MNARAVVIDIDGTLVDHSLRIDLADAAAIARARQAGLTVWLATGRLFSAAKPFAQELGLRGPIIVLNGAAVYDIESEKVVDAHPLVRAVALRAYDSLKAKDLHVQLYFGDHLYLDRRNRFSEHYLAISRVEPVMVPDLRELLTGGGASTPGPLKVLGVAPPERVLETIPLLARELGKDAQVFRSQPEFLEITDPTADKGRALEAVARRERIPAQDIAAIGDSDNDIPMFRTSGQSFAVENGTTSAKQAASCIVAAQGSGGVAEAIALLLGERVGG
- a CDS encoding FtsQ-type POTRA domain-containing protein produces the protein MAESAVARRRRQGQALATLKRVFVGALVVVAVGAIAFGAVRLAMDPAFQLGSVAVVGFDRESEEAVRSAAALPIGSNVWFMDTAGAADRVEALPWVRSGHVDRQWPNLVTISITERVPAARVMLPEASGKRYAVVDDGLRVLAVEVDDERDAALPVLFVQPLPSGIDAPGSDVSSAQLAQALDASKRLAKLGVRITEIESKPATGIGFTTASHLRVLFGSTADFERKVELLGAIVKRIAHPEEVAYVDLRSAAAPTVLYR